TGCCCTGGAACTGTCTTTGAAGGATCGTGCGACGTTGATTTTCGACCAGCACACCCAGCCCTTTAATTTGTTCCAGGGTTATTCGACCAACCTGACGACCAACAAGAAATAGTCGAATGAGCGACAAGCACGACCATTCACATCAGCATCATGATCACGACCACGATCATGATCACGACCATCACCACAACCATGATGCTCCCACGCAGCCCGCGCCCGCAATGCCGGAAGATGCCGGTTCGCAAGCGCTAGCGGAGGCATTAAAAAGCAGCTTTGCCATCGTCAAGGTGGTGATGTTCTTCCTGCTAATCGTCTTTCTATGCTCGGGATTTTTCACGGTGGGTTCGCAGCAGAAGGCGATGGTGTTGCGTTTTGGAAAACCGGTGGGCGAGGGAAACAGAGCCTTGCTCACGGCCGGGTTGCATTGGGGATTTCCTCCGCCCATTGATGAGGTGGTAAGAATTCCAATTACTGAAATTCAACAAGTAACCTCCACGGTCGGCTGGTATTTCACCACAAAGGAGATGGAGGTTAATAATATGGAGCCACCCGCCGGGCCATCGCTGAATCCGGCCCAGGATGGTTATACCATCACCGCAGACGGCAATATCATTCACACTCGCGCGACATTATATTACCGGATTGAAGAACCGATCCAGTACACATTCGACTTTGTGAACGCTTCCAACACAGTGCAGAGCGCGCTCGACAACGCACTAATCTATGCATCGCTCCGTTACAAGGTGGATGATGCGTTGACCCGCGACATTACCGGTTTTAAGGAAACTGTGCAGGCTCGCGTGACTGAATTGGTGGCAAAACAAAAATTGGGTATTGTGGTGGACCAATGCCAGGTGGAGAGCCGGCCGCCGCGGCAGTTAAGGCAAGCTTTTGATCAGGTGCTGACGGCGTTGTCCACCCGCGATAAGGTGCGCAACGATGCCTTGAGTTATCAAAACCAGGTTTTGAGCCGGGCGAGCGCTGAAGCATCGAGCCGGACCAATGCTGCCCAGGCGGAACGCGTTCGGTTGGTGGAGTCGGTCAAGGCTGAGGCGCAACGTTTCAACGATCTGCTGCCGAAATACCAGGCCAATCCTGCTTTGTTCGCCAACATCCTGTTGAGCGAAAAGATAGGCCAGGTTTTGACCAACATGCAGGACAAGGTTTATCTGCCCGAGCAAACCCGCGAACTTAGATTACAATTGAGCCGTGAACCGCAGAAACCGGCAGCGCAACAATCGTCTCCGAACCAATAAAGTTGTATGCAAGTAACCTCTCTCCTAAGCCAGCAGGAACACGAACATAAACATGATCACGATCATGGGCCTGAGTGTGGTTGTGGTCATGACCACGAACATACCCCGGTGCGCCTGTGGCAGACGTTGGTCGGTCTGGTGTTCGTGATCAATGCATTCGTGGTGGACTGGACCTTTGAGAAGGGGCTTGTGGTCGCGAGCGTGAGCGCGGGAATTGGCGCGATCATCCTGGGCTTCCCCATTGTGATGACGGCAGTCAAGGATTTGAAACGCGGTGTGCTGAGCATTAATGAATTGGTGGCGATCGCGGTGTTGGCAGCGTTCGCTTCAGGCGATTACAAGACCGCAGGCCTGGTGGCCTTCTTCATGTTGACCGGTGAGATCATTGAAACCCGCACGGCCGAAGGTGCGCGCCGGTCGATTGAGTCCCTGATCAAACTGACCCCGACCAAGGCTCGCCGTATTACAGGAAAAGGCGAGGAAGAAGTGGCGGCAAAGGACCTGGCGATTGGTGATGTGATTCGCATCCGTCCCGGCGACAATGTGGCGGCTGACGGTGTGATTGTGAATGGTCATGGTTCGTTCAACCAGGCGACCATCACCGGTGAGTCGTTGCCGGTCGATAAGAAGGCAGGGGACGAAGTTTTTGCGGGAACGCAGAATTTGACCGGTGTGTTGGAAATCAAGGTCAGCCGGGCAGGGCAGGATACGACCCTCGGCAAGGTGCGCGAGCTGATTTTGGCGGCGGAAAAAACCAAACTGCCGATCATGCGGTTGATCGATCAATACATGGGTTTCTATACGCCGCTGGTGTTGGTGATTGGCGCGCTGGTGTGGGCGTTCACGGGCGATTTGAAGCGGGTTATTTCCGTGCTCGTGGTTTCATGTCCCTGCGCTTTCATTTTGGCGACGCCGACGGCGATGGTGGCGGCACTTTCTGCAGCCGCTCGATTGGGAATTTTGATCAAGAACGTAGGCGACATTGAATTGGCGGCGAGGATCAATGCGTTCGTGTTCGATAAGACAGGCACATTGACGACGGGCAAGCTGGCCGTCAGCCGCCTGGCGCCGTTAGGTGAAACCAAGCCGGCGGAACTGCTTCGCCTGGCGGGGACGGCGGAGAAATATAGCAATCATCCAGTGGCCAAGGCGTTGGCGCAACTGGCCGTCGATGCCGGTGTCCCATTGACTGAGCCGCAAAACTTTTCGGAAACAGCAGGCCGCGGCATCAAAGCCGAGGTCGATGGCAAGGCTGTCCTGGTGGGCCGTGCGCAATGGCTCAAGGATAATGGAGTCGCGGATGACTTCGTGAAGGCGGTTGATTTGAACGAGACCGAAGGCTTCAGCCTTTTGTTTGTGGCGGCGAACGGCAAATGCATTGGCTGGGTTGGATTGCAAGATCAGACCCGCACCGAAGCTCGCGAGGCGCTGGCGGAGTTGAAGGAAGCCGGTGTGCGCCGCATCGCCATGGTTTCCGGCGATCGCCAACCCGTGGCGGTGCGTGTTGCGCGGGAGATTGGCTGTGAGGAAGTGGTGGGTGATTGTTTGCCGCAGAACAAAGTGGATTTTGTGCGTGCGACGAAGGTGAAGGGCTATCGCGTGGCCGTCGTGGGCGATGGCGTGAACGATGCGCCGGCATTGGCGGCGGGAGATATCGGAATTGCGATGGGCGCGGCAGGCAGTGAAGTGGCCATTCATAGCGCCACCATTGCGCTGATGAACAACGATCTGCGCCGGTTGCCATTTTTGATCAAGCTTTCACGCAGCACGCGCGCGGTGATCAACCAGAATTTTCTGTTCGGCGTGCTCTTCATCATTGTGGGATTGTCCGCCGCTGCTTTCGGATACATTAATCCGATTGTGGCTGCGATCCTGCACAACGTTGGTTCGTTGATGGTGATTTTCAACAGCGCACGACTGGTGCGTAAAGGTGAGGAATTGGAACATTATCAACCAGCAGTTGAGCCGGTGGGCCCTGCCGGGACTCAGAAGACCCCGGCTACACAACTGACGCCGAAGCTGGCGTGAGTTGATTGAGAACATCAAATTAATTTATGCCCGTTGCTGAAACAATAGCGCAAACGACGAACCGTCCGGCACCGTCACAGGAAGTGGTGATTGCTGTGCGTGGGCTGACAAAGGTCTTCAAAGACTTTTGGGGACGTCCAAAAGCACGCGCGGTGGACAATGTGAATTTTGAAGTCCGGCGTGGTGAAGTTTTTGGATTGCTGGGGCCGAACGGATCCGGCAAGTCGACCACTGTAAAGATGCTGTTGGGATTGTTGTATCCCACCAAGGGGCACATCGAGGTGTTTAATCATTCACCCCGGCATGTGGCGACCAAGTCGCGCATCGGTTATCTGCCGGAGGAATCGTATCTTTACCGGTATCTCAATTCACATGAGACGCTGGATTTCTTTGGCAACCTGTTTCGTCTCCCGGGCGCGGAGCGCGAAAAGCGGGCTGAGCAATTGCTGGAGATGGTTGGCTTGAGCCAGACCCGGACGCGGGCCGTGGGTGAATTTTCCAAGGGAATGCAGCGGCGCATCGGCCTGGCGCAGGCTTTGATCAACGATCCCGACCTGGTCATTCTCGATGAGCCGACGGCAGGTCTTGATCCCATCGGTTGCCGCGAGGTAAAGGATTTGATTCTCGCACTGGCGCGGCGTGGCAAGACCGTGATTTTGAGCAGTCATTTGCTGTCCGATGTGGAGGATGTTTGCGATCGGGTGGTGATTTATTACGGTGGCAGGATTCAGGCGATGGGCACACTGCAGGAATTGCTGGCCAAGCCTGATGCC
This DNA window, taken from Pedosphaera parvula Ellin514, encodes the following:
- the hflK gene encoding protease modulator HflK produces the protein MSDKHDHSHQHHDHDHDHDHDHHHNHDAPTQPAPAMPEDAGSQALAEALKSSFAIVKVVMFFLLIVFLCSGFFTVGSQQKAMVLRFGKPVGEGNRALLTAGLHWGFPPPIDEVVRIPITEIQQVTSTVGWYFTTKEMEVNNMEPPAGPSLNPAQDGYTITADGNIIHTRATLYYRIEEPIQYTFDFVNASNTVQSALDNALIYASLRYKVDDALTRDITGFKETVQARVTELVAKQKLGIVVDQCQVESRPPRQLRQAFDQVLTALSTRDKVRNDALSYQNQVLSRASAEASSRTNAAQAERVRLVESVKAEAQRFNDLLPKYQANPALFANILLSEKIGQVLTNMQDKVYLPEQTRELRLQLSREPQKPAAQQSSPNQ
- a CDS encoding heavy metal translocating P-type ATPase, with translation MQVTSLLSQQEHEHKHDHDHGPECGCGHDHEHTPVRLWQTLVGLVFVINAFVVDWTFEKGLVVASVSAGIGAIILGFPIVMTAVKDLKRGVLSINELVAIAVLAAFASGDYKTAGLVAFFMLTGEIIETRTAEGARRSIESLIKLTPTKARRITGKGEEEVAAKDLAIGDVIRIRPGDNVAADGVIVNGHGSFNQATITGESLPVDKKAGDEVFAGTQNLTGVLEIKVSRAGQDTTLGKVRELILAAEKTKLPIMRLIDQYMGFYTPLVLVIGALVWAFTGDLKRVISVLVVSCPCAFILATPTAMVAALSAAARLGILIKNVGDIELAARINAFVFDKTGTLTTGKLAVSRLAPLGETKPAELLRLAGTAEKYSNHPVAKALAQLAVDAGVPLTEPQNFSETAGRGIKAEVDGKAVLVGRAQWLKDNGVADDFVKAVDLNETEGFSLLFVAANGKCIGWVGLQDQTRTEAREALAELKEAGVRRIAMVSGDRQPVAVRVAREIGCEEVVGDCLPQNKVDFVRATKVKGYRVAVVGDGVNDAPALAAGDIGIAMGAAGSEVAIHSATIALMNNDLRRLPFLIKLSRSTRAVINQNFLFGVLFIIVGLSAAAFGYINPIVAAILHNVGSLMVIFNSARLVRKGEELEHYQPAVEPVGPAGTQKTPATQLTPKLA
- a CDS encoding ABC transporter ATP-binding protein → MPVAETIAQTTNRPAPSQEVVIAVRGLTKVFKDFWGRPKARAVDNVNFEVRRGEVFGLLGPNGSGKSTTVKMLLGLLYPTKGHIEVFNHSPRHVATKSRIGYLPEESYLYRYLNSHETLDFFGNLFRLPGAEREKRAEQLLEMVGLSQTRTRAVGEFSKGMQRRIGLAQALINDPDLVILDEPTAGLDPIGCREVKDLILALARRGKTVILSSHLLSDVEDVCDRVVIYYGGRIQAMGTLQELLAKPDAVRITAPVLPRATMERVLEIIRKDVDESNVRIDNPTQNLESYFLDVVQKARQAAEETSGATSGHKVADYLRGDAEGKPATDKILERLTSSQASSSAPVISSVPQPVEAVDTKKLEALTLPKEPTPQPPAPAKVDVEKTKAELEKANEKLSSLLGNPGKDK